Within the bacterium genome, the region TATTATTCCGCTTTTAAGCAAGGAGAAAGATTATATAGTTGAAGAAAAAGAGAAACGTGTTCTTTTGACGGAAGAAGGGGTATTAAAGGCTGAAAAACTGCTTCAGGTGGATAACCTTTATACCGGCAGCAACATCGAGTGGGTCCATCATATTAACCAGGCGTTAAGGGCGCACACATTATTTAAAAAAGATGTTGATTATATAATAAAAGACGGCCAGATACTTATTATTGATGAATTTACCGGGAGGTTGATGACGGGCCGCAGGTGGTCGGACGGATTGCACCAGGCAATTGAGGCAAAGGAACATGTCAAAATTGAAAATGAAAACCAGACCCTTGCGACAATAACAATTCAAAATTATTTCCGTATGTATGAAAAACTTTCCGGCATGACGGGAACAGCGGTGACGGAGGAAGTGGAGTTTCATAAAATATATAATCTGGATGTTGTGGTTATCCCCACAAACAAACCGTTGGTACGCGAAAATTTCCCGGATGTAATTTACAGGACCGAGAAAGAAAAATTTAACGCGGTTGTAGATGAGATCATCAATTGGAACAAGAAAGGAAGGCCCCTCCTTGTCGGCACCATTTCCATTGAAAAATCGGAATTACTAAGCTTGATGCTGAAAAGAAAGGGAATAAAACATAACGTGTTAAACGCCAAATACCATGAAAAAGAAGCCCAGATAATTTCGCAGGCGGGAAGACTTGGAGCGGTTACTATAGCCACTAATATGGCGGGGAGGGGAACTGATATTCTTTTGGGGGGAAATGCCGAGTTTTTGGCAAAAGAATTAATTAGGACCGATATTGAATCACCGGAAGAATTTGAAAAAGAATATAAAATAGCACTTGAAAAAGTTAAAAAGAGTGTTGAAGAAGAACATAAAAAAGTTGTAGAGTTTGGCGGGTTATATGTCCTCGGCACAGAGCGGCATGAAAGCAGGCGGATTGATAATCAGCTTCGCGGAAGGTGCGGGAGGCAGGGGGACCCCGGGGTTTCACGGTTCTATATTTCATTAGAGGATGATTTAATGCGGCTTTTTGGTTCTGATAAAATATCGGGGATGATGGGGAAGCTTGGAATGCAGGAAGGAGAAGATATTCAGCACCCATGGGTGACCAAGGCGATTGAAACCGCCCAGAAGAGGGTTGAATCCCATAATTTTGAAATCAGGAAACATCTCCTTGAATATGATGATGTTATGAATAAACAGAGGGTTGTGATATATGAAGAAAGACAGGCGGTCCTTGAAGGCGAGGAATTGAAAGAACATATACAAGAGATGCTGTCGGAAGTCTTGCAGGACAAAATGGATATCTTCCTCAATGAAAATGTCCATCCTGAAGAATGGAACACAAAAGCGTTTATTGAATGGTTTCATACCTTGAACTCTGCGAAACTTGATATTGATTTTCTAAAGACGGGAAGAAAAAACATTGAAGATATTGTTTATAATAAATTGCTTGCTATTTATGAAGATAAAGAAAAAGAAATTTCCCCTGATATAATGAGAAAACTGGAGAGGATGATTATTCTCCAGGTGGTTGATAACCGCTGGAAGGACCATTTACTTTCCATGGACCATTTAAGAGAGGGAATTAACCTAAGGGCTTATGCCCAGCGGGACCCACTGGTTGAATACCAGCACGAGGGTTTTGTCATGT harbors:
- the secA gene encoding preprotein translocase subunit SecA, producing the protein MFNYFLTKIFGSQSERELKKIMPDVEKINSFGQELIKLNEAELKVKTNEFRDRLNKGETLDDILPESFAVVREASRRRREWDPTWNMVHFDVQLIGGIVLHQGRIAEMATGEGKTLVATLPAYLNALTGKGVHIITVNDYLARRDRFWMGPLYEYLGLTVGVIQSGMDSYERHKAYQCDITYGTNNEFGFDYLRDNMALSKEEQVQRGHFFVIVDEVDSILVDEARTPLIISGPAEESTDKYYRIDSIIPLLSKEKDYIVEEKEKRVLLTEEGVLKAEKLLQVDNLYTGSNIEWVHHINQALRAHTLFKKDVDYIIKDGQILIIDEFTGRLMTGRRWSDGLHQAIEAKEHVKIENENQTLATITIQNYFRMYEKLSGMTGTAVTEEVEFHKIYNLDVVVIPTNKPLVRENFPDVIYRTEKEKFNAVVDEIINWNKKGRPLLVGTISIEKSELLSLMLKRKGIKHNVLNAKYHEKEAQIISQAGRLGAVTIATNMAGRGTDILLGGNAEFLAKELIRTDIESPEEFEKEYKIALEKVKKSVEEEHKKVVEFGGLYVLGTERHESRRIDNQLRGRCGRQGDPGVSRFYISLEDDLMRLFGSDKISGMMGKLGMQEGEDIQHPWVTKAIETAQKRVESHNFEIRKHLLEYDDVMNKQRVVIYEERQAVLEGEELKEHIQEMLSEVLQDKMDIFLNENVHPEEWNTKAFIEWFHTLNSAKLDIDFLKTGRKNIEDIVYNKLLAIYEDKEKEISPDIMRKLERMIILQVVDNRWKDHLLSMDHLREGINLRAYAQRDPLVEYQHEGFVMFNTMNEKIKEEIIDYIYRIQLKKDVTPVTRRRQPMYFSHAEPGSIKKTEQRHSEDIGRNDPCPCGSGKKYKKCCGTAKA